One genomic region from Drosophila busckii strain San Diego stock center, stock number 13000-0081.31 chromosome 3R, ASM1175060v1, whole genome shotgun sequence encodes:
- the LOC108604776 gene encoding LOW QUALITY PROTEIN: transcription termination factor 2 (The sequence of the model RefSeq protein was modified relative to this genomic sequence to represent the inferred CDS: deleted 2 bases in 2 codons), whose translation MSSDEEYYSEEEEESIISNSTGRSGRSSTGGRHSKSSGRYSSNVVVEDTESEEDSLRRSAQKVRGRPAAILSDSDEEDELDERHVSPRTRMSITGVRPQDMSDDSSEIDYSDEEQQQQEEHSTDADETVDEEIDREEAAAERYRRATLGEDLPPRYSTQFVSSIEEELHSTLFPIPGQSRRSISPSIDSSGSDVLVISNRETPIEISSSTEEDSFNKENISVPSLSGRKSRSYSPRSSADVPKARSPKNLVQPTIKAAIKKPSPSRASVKTEQVSSKFHEKEANKLAELRSQLNEAVKLYDKVSHKLPDKGIQIRKRIETLRQDIEIKTKYINGLQVRNEPPKIKVSQARGSTPNKPKATELDWDDLSAAVNQIQPTHTGAKGLATFNTQKALTLDSLKDIHGSLKGCPAENVLADDPEGLKVKLMDHQKHALAWMSWREQQRPRGGILADDMGLGKTLTMISSVLACKNHLEKNPGTESDCSADEEETTKNLRGWSSKGRKDNYNGGTLVVCPASLLRQWEGEVNSKLSRHRLTVCVHHGANRESNGKHLKTYDMVVTTYNIVSREHKTNGALFGVKWRRIILDEAHVVRNFKSQSSCAVSALRGKFRWVLTGTPIQNKELDVYALLKFLRCSPFDDLNTWKKWIDNKSAGGQNRLNLLMKSLMLRRTKAQLQLDGKLNDLPAKEIRLIEMKLDTDEMNVYQKVMTYSRSLFAQFLHQRAEKDTMANFINDGKKPTYNQIKDPNGAYYKMHEKFSRMAGHGKEVKSHEILVLLLRLRQICCHPGLIDSMLEDEGNGSAHGYDSDAYAPEIDLLAQLNKLAISDGSSGTSRRSSSSRKSVGDEARLAKASQNVLKRSNPVFNLKRPSSKMLKVLELLKTIVFKSKEKDKVIIVSQWTSVLDILRELLEKERLSCLALNGTIAVRNRQSIVDEFNDARSSKRILLLSLTAGGVGLNLIGANHLMLLDLHWNPQLEAQAQDRIYRVGQKKNVIIYKIVCLETVEERIKALQDRKLEIAEGVLTGAKVSSKLTIDDLKGLFGM comes from the exons ATGTCCAGCGACGAGGAATATTATAGCGAAGAGGAAGAGGAAAGCATTATAAGCAATTCTACAG GACGGTCAGGCCGTAGTAGCACCGGAGGGCGACACAGTAAAAGCAGTGGTCGCTACAGCAGCAATGTGGTTGTCGAGGACACCGAATCTGAAGAAGATAGCCTGCGCCGCTCTGCGCAAAAGGTGAGAGGTCGCCCTGCAGCTATTTTATCGGATAGCGATGAGGAAGATGAGCTGGATGAGCGTCATGTGTCGCCGCGCACGCGCATGAGCATCACAGGCGTGCGGCCGCAAGACATGAGCGATGACTCCAGCGAGATTGATTACAGTgatgaggagcagcagcagcaagaagaacaTAGTACCGATGCTGATGAAACTGTTGATGAGGAGATTGATCGGGAAGAGGCTGCCGCCGAACGCTATCGCAGAGCCACACTTGGTGAGGATCTGCCGCCGCGCTACAGTACACAGTTTGTAAGCAGCATTGAGGAGGAATTGCACTCGACATTGTTTCCTATTCCTGGGCAATCACGGCGTTCAATCTCGCCATCCATAGACTCTTCTGGTAGTGACGTGCTTGTCATAAGCAATCGGGAGACACCAATTGAAATATCGAGCAGCACCGAAGAGGATAGTTTTAACAAGGAAAATATATCGGTGCCCTCATTAAGTGGTCGCAAAAGTCGTAGCTATTCACCACGCAGCAGTGCTGACGTGCCCAAAGCTAGGTCTCCGAAAAATCTGGTGCAGCCGACCATTAAAGCAGCTATCAAAAAGCCCTCGCCAAGTCGTGCCAGTGTAAAAACTGAGCAAGTTTCATCAAAATTCCATGAGAaggaagcaaacaaattagcGGAATTGCGCTCGCAGCTAAATGAGGCCGTAAAACTATACGACAAAGTGTCGCATAAACTGCCGGATAAGGGCATACAAATAAGAAAGCGCATTGAAACTTTACGGCAAGATATTGAAATTAAGACGAAATATATAAACGGCTTGCAGGTGCGAAATGAGCCACCGAAAATCAAAGTGTCGCAGGCGCGCGGATCCACTCCAAATAAACCTAAAGCTACTGAACTGGACTGGGATGATCTTTCCGCTGCGGTCAATCAAATACAGCCGACACACACTGGCGCAAAGGGCTTGGCTACTTTTAATACCCAAAAGGCGCTTACGTTGGATTCATTGAAG GACATACATGGTTCTTTGAAGGGCTGTCCCGCTGAGAATGTGTTAGCCGATGATCCGGAGGGCTTAAAAGTAAAGCTTATGGATCATCAGAAGCATGCGCTTGCCTGGATGTCTTGGCGTGAACAGCAGCGTCCACGTGGTGGCATTTTGGCCGATGATATGGGTCTTGGTAAGACATTGACTATGATATCCTCAGTGCTAGCATGCAAGAATCATCTAGAAAAAAATCCTGGCACCGAATCCGATTGCAGCGCAGATGAGGAGGAGACTACTAAAAATCTACGCGGCTGGAGCTCCAAGGGACGCAAAGAta ACTATAACGGAGGCACCTTGGTAGTGTGTCCTGCCAGCTTGTTGCGTCAATGGGAGGGAGAAGTGAACTCCAAATTGTCGCGACATCGTCTAACA GTCTGCGTGCATCATGGCGCCAATCGCGAGTCAAAT GGCAAACATTTGAAAACCTATGATATGGTGGTAACCACCTACAATATTGTTTCGCGGGAGCACAAGACTAATGGTGCACTCTTTGGTGTCAAGTGGCGACGCATCATATTGGATGAGGCGCATGTTGTGCGCAATTTCAAATCTCAGTCATCATGCGCGGTCAGCGCATTACGCGGCAAGTTTCGCTGGGTGCTTACGGGCACGCCCATACAAAATAAAGAGCTCGATGTCTATGCGCTGCTAAAGTTTCTGCGCTGTTCGCCTTTTGATGATCTCAACACTTGGAAGAAGTGGATTGATAACAAGAGCGCTGGTGGACAGAAtcgtttaaatttgttaatgaaATCTCTAATGTTGCGACGCACTAAggcacagctgcagctggatgGCAAATTGAATGATTTACCCGCCAAAGAGATACGCTTAATTGAGATGAAACTGGATACGGATGAGATGAACGTTTATCAAAAGGTGATGACCTATTCGCGTTCAttgtttgcacaatttttgCATCAACGTGCCGAGAAGGATACGATGGCGAATTTCATAAATGATGGCAAAAAGCCCACATATAATCAGATCAAGGATCCCAATGGTGCTTACTATAAGATGCATGAGAAATTCTCACGCATGGCTGGACACGGCAAAGAGGTCAAGTCACATGAAATTTTGGTGCTATTGCTGCGTCTGAGACAAATTTGCTGCCATCCAGGCTTGATTGATTCG ATGTTGGAAGATGAAGGCAATGGAAGTGCGCACGGCTATGATAGTGATGCCTATGCACCGGAAATCGATTTATTAGCCCAGCTCAATAAGCTGGCAATCAGTGACGGCTCCTCTGGCACATCGCGCCGTTCCAGCAGTAGCCGCAAAAGCGTGGGCGATGAAGCGCGTCTGGCCAAGGCTTCGCAGAATGTGCTTAAGCGCAGCAATCCAGTTTTCAATCTAAAACGCCCCTCTAGTAAAATGCTCAAGGTCTTGGAGTTACTCAAAACAATAGTATTTAAGAGTAAGGAGAAAGATAAAGTCATTATTGTGTCGCAATGGACATCAGTGTTGGACATCTTGCGTGAGTTGCTGGAGAAGGAGCGACTGTCCTGCCTAGCACTGAATGGCACCATAGCTGTAAGGAATCGTCAGAGTATTGTAGACGAGTTCAACGATGCGCGCAGCTCAAAGCGCATTCTCTTGCTGTCCCTGACAGCTGGCGGTGTTGGCCTAAACTTAATTGGTGCTAATCATTTGATGTTGCTAGATCTGCACTGGAATCCGCAACTGGAGGCACAAGCGCAGGATCGCATTTATCGTGTCGGGCAGAAAAAgaatgtaattatttataagattGTTTGCCTCGAGACTGTCGAGGAGCGCATCAAAGCGCTGCAGGATCGCAAATTGGAAATCGCAGAGGGCGTACTTACCGGCGCCAAGGTTAGCAGTAAGCTTACCATTGATGACTTGAAGGGTCTCTTTGGCATGTAG